AGCACGGCGCAGATCGCGGATCTGGTCGTTAGCCAGGATAACGCGGTGGCAGACGGCGCGACGGCGAATACGCTGCAAGTGAGGGTCACCGATGCGTTCGGGAATGCACTTGCCGGGCAGACGGTCAGCGTGTTGGCAGGCAACGGCGCAACGGTCGCTCCGACTGTCATCACAGGGCTGGACGGCACGGTGGAGATCTCTGCCACCAGCCAGACGGCAGGCACCAGTGCGGTCACTGCCAGCATTAACAGCAGCAGCCAGAGCCGGAACGTCACGTTTATCGCCGATGTCAGGACGGCGCAGATCGCTGATCTGGTGGTCATTAAGGACGACTCAGTGGCAGACGGTTCGACGGCGAACACGCTGCGGGTGAAAGTCACCGACGCGTTCGGCAATGCGCTGGCCGGACAGACGGTCAGCGTCTCAGCGGACAACGGGGCAGCGGTTGCCGCGACGGTTATCACCGGGCCGGACGGCACCGTGGAAATCTCCGTCACCAGCCAGACGGCGGGCATCAGTGCCGTCGCCGCCAGCATCAACAACAGCAGTCGGAGCCAGGATGTGACATTTATTCCGGATGTCAGCACCGCGCAGATAGCGGATCTGGTGGTCATCAAGGACGGCTCAGTGGCAGACGGTTCGATGGCGAATACGCTGCGGGTGAAAGCCACCGACGCGTTCGGCAATGCGCTGGCCGGACAGACGGTCAGCGTCTCAGCGGACAACGGGGCAGCGGTTGCCGCGACGGTTATCACCGGGCCGGACGGCACCGTGGAAATCTCCGTCACCAGCCAGACGGCGGGCATCAGTACAGTTACCGCAACCATCAACAACAGCACTCTGAGCCAGAACGTGACGTTTATTGCTGATGTCAGCACGGCGAAGATCGCTGATCTGGTGGTCATTAAGGACGGCTCAGTGGCAGATGGCGCGATGGCGAACACGCTGCGGGTGAAAGTCACCGATGCGTTCGGCAATGCGCTGGCCGGACAGACGGTCAGCGTCTCAGCGGACAACGGGGCAGCGGTTGCCGCGACGGTTATCACCGGGCCGGACGGCACCGTGGAAATCTCCGTCACCAGCCAGACGGCGGGCATCAGTACAGTTACCGCAACCATCAACAACAGCACTCTGAGCCAGAACGTGACGTTTATCCCGGATGTCAGCACCGCGAAGATCGCGGATCTGGTGGTCATCAAGGACGGCTCAGTGGCAGATGGTGCGATGGCGAACACGCTGCGGGTGAAAGTCACCGACGCGTTCGGCAATGCGCTGGCCGGACAGACGGTCAGCGTCTCAGCGGGCAACGGTGCAGCGGTTGCCGCGACGGTTATCACCAGGCCGGACGGCGCGGCAATAATCACCGTCACCAGCCAGACGGCGGGCATCAGTACGGTCACTGCCAGCATCAGCAACAGCATTCTGAACCAGAACGTGACATTTATCCCGGATGTCAGCACCGCGAAGATCGCGGATCTGATGGTCATTAAGGACGGCTCAGTGGCAGATGGCGCGATGGCGAATACGCTGCGGGTGAAAGTCACCGACGCGTTCGGCAATGCGCTGGCCGGACAGACGGTCAGCGTCTCAGCGGACAACGGGGCAGCGGTTGCCGCGACGGTTATCACCGGGCCGGACGGCACCGTGGAAATCTCCGTCACCAGCCAGACGGCGGGCATCAGTACGGTCACTGCCAGCATCAACAACAGCATTCTGAACCAGAACGTGACATTTATCCCGGATGTCAGCACCGCGAAGATCGCGGATCTGGTGGTCATTAAGGACGGCTCAGTGGCAGACGGTTCGACGGCGAACACGCTGCGGGTGAAAGTCACCGACGCGTTCGGCAATGCGCTGGCCGGACAGACGGTCAGCGTCTCAGCGGACAACGGGGCAGCGGTTGCCGCGACGGTTATCACCGGGCCGGACGGCGCGGCAATAATCACCGTCACCAGCCAGACCGCCGGAGCCAGTACGGTCACTGCCAGCATTAACGGTAGCAGCCAGAGTCAGAGCATCACCTTTGTACCGGGTGATGCATCGCAGCTCACTTCAACCATTGAGACAAATAAGTCGAACTACACGGTCGGAGAGACAATCTCTATCACGGTTACGCTCCGGGATGTGTTCGATAATCTGGTAACCGGTGCAGCTTCACAGTTAGCAGCTAATGGTGTGCTTACGGTGGCTGGCACCGACCCGTCAGAAACGGGAAGCTGGGTTGAATCAGGTGGCGTGTATACCACAACCCGTATGGCGACGATTGCCAGTACCAATCAGCACGCCAACCTGCAATTGCAGACGTGGAGTGATGGTGTAACGTCAGATCGCTATGACATACAGTCCGGTTCTCCGGCGCAAGCCACATCAACTATCGCTACGGATAAAAACGCCTACACCGCTGGCGACACTATAACCGTCGCCGTGACGCTGAAAGACGCGCACGGTAACCTGGTTGAAGGGGGCGAGTCCTTACTGTCTGGTGATAACGTAATAGTGGAAGGAGCCGTACGTTCAGGAGGATGGTCTGAAACCGCCGGTGTTTATACTGCTACATGGTCGGCGCAAATGGCGGGAGACTCTCACCACGCGACGTTGACTTTGCCTGAGTGGGGCAGCAGTAAACAATCAGAGAGTTATTCCATCCACAGTGGTGCTCCGGTGCAAACAAATTCAGCCATCAGGACAGATAAAACGACATATATCGCCGGGGAGTCATTAACTGTCACAGTAACGTTGCGGGATGAGTTTGGTAACCCGGCTTTAGGGCTGACATCAGGAGTTATCGAATCATATATCGATAATTTTACGGTGGGCGGCGCAGTCCCCGATTCGATGCAATGGGTCGAACAGAATAATGGTGAATATACCATGATCTGGACAGCATGGTTTGCCGAGAAAAATTTGGTTGCCAGTCTGAAATTAAAAACATGGGCAACGGAGATTAATTCCGCGCTATACGGGATACAACCAGGTGCAGCAGCAAAAACTCAGTCCACGATTATCACGGACAAAACGGTATATATTGCTGGGGAGAGCATAACGGTGACTGTTGTACTTAGTGATGCTCAGGGTAACTTTATTACTGATGGTGTCGCTCAGCTTAATGAGGAAAACGTAAAAGTCAGGAATGCAGATCCTATCCAGGGTAATAATTGGATATACAACGGCAATGGGCAATATCAAAGACAGTATATGGCGCATTTCGCGGAAGTGTATTTGAATGCACAACTGAAGATGGTTGGTTGGAGCGATGCCAATTATTCAAATAATTATACTATTAAACCGGGTGAAGCGAGTCCGCATGGTTCACAGCTTCGTATAAGAGATGATGTTGTGGTTGTTGGGGCGGATTTACCTGTCAGTGTTTTATTAGCTGATGATTTTGGTAACCCGTTGGATAACGGTCTGGATTTGCTGGATAATGCAGTGTACTTACAAAATGTGGAGAAGAAAGAAGGGGCTAAATGGATATATTTGGGTGATGGCATATATGAGCGTACCTATATGGCCTACAAAGAAGGAGAGAACTTAAATTCATTTCTGCAGATTAACGGTTGGCGTGTAAACGGGCAACCTTCCTATACCATCCTTCCTTTTGTAGTAGTCGATTCTCTGAGTGTGAATGGTGCAATATTCAGGGCGATAGATGGTTTTCCTGAAACAGGATTTGATGGGGCTAAATTCACCTTAGTATTAACCCATAATATGAAGAATACAGATTATGATTGGACGGCAGGCATCTATGGTATTAATGTTAACAATAATGGAGAAGTCACAATAAGTCTGCCCCTAAATAGTGAAATCACTATTACCGGGAAACCAAAAGATGGTAAAGGGAATAATGTTGTATTCAAATTCAAGATGAAAAAATGGTTTACTAGTTTAGGTGCTGCCAGTAATAACACTTGGGATATTATAAATGCATCATGCAATAGCTATGGACAAGTGGCGTCATCTTTAGAATTAGCGCAGCGACCAAGTAGTGGTGTAGTTCCACGAAAAGTAGGTACGTTGTGGGGAGAATATGGTAATTTGAAAGCTTATGGCAGTACATTTAGCAGTACGGATTACTGGACAAGTACTGTACTTATAGGGGTTCACGAGAAATTCAATCCTGAAACTGGTATATCAACACCAGGATCAGGAAAGTCTTCTGGTTTGTGTGTGAGATATTTTTAACGAAATAACTACTAAATTGCCCTGCATCAGCAGGGCAATTTCTCTTCGTTCTTACGCAGAAGTACGCATCGCACTGATAGTATTAAATTCATTTTTTACATTGAGCAAACGAGGGTCGTGAAGCAAAACATTTGACCATAAATCATTGTCTTTAACTAATTGTTGCCAGCGCTTTTCATATTCTTTTTTACCATAAACAGTGTAAATTAACGGCAAGATCACACCATTGATTTTGTTAGTGTTAATATTTGCCAGTAACTTCATAATGTCATTTTTTATAGATGCGCCATAGATCAGAAACTTCGTATAAAGCAAGTTAACACAGCTGTAATCAAGACCATGTTCAGGCTCAAGTTTAAGCAATAAACTTTTGGCTTTGTCATTATGTCCTTTCAGTGCCATGAACATAGCCAGAATAGAGGTAATAATTGGATTATTACAGGTGTTTTGACTGTTAAGATTTAATGCAAAAGATATCGCGTTATCGAGGGGGGATGTGTAATAAAGTATAATTAATTTAAGAATGCTTATGCCCATTTTATTGGGTTCAAGAGCAATGCTTTTTTCTATTAGATTAAATGCTCTTGCAAGGTCACCGTTCAAAAAGCATAGCAGAGACTGATAATAATAAACGTCTGGCGAATTAGGTTTGAGTAAATGTGCTTGCTTAAATAGCACATTAGACACTGAATGTTCATCTTTTAGCCCACTGATTAAACCCAGTAAACCCAATGCCTGAGAATTTGAAGGGTTAATTTCAAGAGCCTTTTCAATGGAGGTTACTGCCGTAGTTATTGCTTGTTTTTGTTCACTGAGTCCAAGGAGTGCTAATGATATATGGCATTCCGCCAGGCAACAGTAGGGCAAGGTATTTTGCGGTTGCGTACTCACACAATCTCTAAATATTACTAATGCTCGTTTCAAACTCTCTGGTGTATAACGATACATTTCCATTCTGCCATTCATATACATAACAGCAGAATCCAGAGATGGCATTTGTTGTGTATTAATAGATTTAAAATTAATATTGGGTATTTTTTCAATAAGAATATTAATTACTTGTGATAATAATACGGAAAGAGGATTGTCGGGGTTAAAATCAATACTTTGATGATCAATCAACTTATGCGTTCTGGCATGAATTAATTCAATAAATAAACGCCAGTTTTTACCATAGTGAACGACCTGACCCATAATGTAATATTCTGGGCCTGTTTTATTAATAAACTGATGGATAGTAGAAAAATCGCTTGCCTCATTCGTTACCGAGGCAGGTAAAATATCTAAACCACAAAAAGCATATTTTGAAAGGCCCTGCACAAGTTCGTAATGCAGTTTTAGAACATTGATCGAACCTTCAGTACGAAATGGAAAAACAGCAAGAGTGGTAGTCGACTTTACCGGTTCATTATCGGTTACAATCACAATGGGTACAGTAAAACGGTATCCACGACCATAGACCGTTTCGATATACTTACACTGTTTATTCTCATGCAAAAGTTTGCGCAATGCATAAATACACCGTGTTAAAGATTCATCACTGGCAACACTTGCGCTCCAGACCTTATCAATAATCTCTTCTTTGCTAACAATTTCACCGTCAGCATTAAGTAATAGAATGATAACCCCAAGTTCTTTGGGGGGAATATGGTATTCTTTATTTTTGAATAATAATATTCCATTGTTTTTTAATACAAAGTCGCCAAATATATATTGTTGTGTATTATTTTTTCCATGTTGCAGTTGCATAGAACGCTCCTTCCGTTTTCTCTATTCATAGTATTAATTTGATCAATATAAAATAAAGTATTGGCAGAATTGCTCTATCAAAAAACGCTCATTTTGTAAGATTGTGATGAAGAAATGAATGAAAGCTGATGCTTAATAATATGAAACGCTGGTCCCATTTTACGAGACCAGATAGTGGACTATAATATTTGGCGTTACTTAATCAGAAACGTAAATAATCTTTCGCTGAATCAAATAATGCTGTAATGGTTGACGATAATAATTTTATAATCGTATCGTAGGTGGAGTTGGCTGTGCTGTATTTAGTCGTGATAACCTGTACATCGGTTTTCATGTTTTCTGCTTGCCCATTATAACCCGCTAACCATGCCTGGTATTCAGCTGTGCTTATTTCATAACCGGTGAATTCTTTAGATATATTTTTTTCCTTCCCTTTATTATCCCTGTGCACCATTGAATCTGAAGATTGACTCATACTGTCAATAATCTGAGGGTTGGGAATAATAACATATAAACCGCTACCTTGTGGTTCAACTTCGACAATCGGAGAAGGTGTGCGGTGTTTGGGATCGGGTGGAATTACCGGAAGTCCTAAAGCGGCGCACCATTTTTCTGCTTCTTCCAATGGAACACCAATTTTGTCAGCAGGTGCCGGAGGGTATAAAACATAGTCTGGATTGTAATGATAGTGGAAATCACCATTAGGATATTTATCGATATAATAAAAATGCATCAAGGCCTTTTGAAATGCATTGACATCAAAAATTATCGCATCGCCTTTTTTATTAGAGTGAGTCCATTTTCCCATATTGCTTTGGATATGTTCACTGAAGTCCTGCCAGTATGCGCTCATTATCTCAACGCTATTTGCATAGATTTCGAGGTAGTCGCTACCGAGCACACTCATCAAATCAGCAATATCACTGCATATATATTTATCACTTTTAAATTCGCTTGAACTACTGGCCGTTAAAGTACTGCTGGTTGCTGAACTTCTCACTTCGGGCGCATTACTGTTTGATGCAGAACTACCTGACATTGCTTTTTTTTGTTTCTGTATAAGCATAGAAAAAAGGGAACTATTTATCTCTGTGGCTTGAATATCTTCAGGCACAAAACTATCTAAAAAAGCGATAGCGTGAGTTAAGGTTCCTTTGGTCATTGCCATTGCACTTGACCCGGTTGTGTTGTGAGCAACGTTAGCCAGGGTTTTTCTCACAGAGTTATGCAGGGTCAATATTTTATCGGGATCCTTTAATTTTCCGTCAATAGTATTAACATTTTCTGTAAGATGCAGAACGTTTTTTATCAGCAAATAACTTTCGTGTAAAAGTGCAGATCCTTGCTCTGTCAGGTTTTCAGCAGGGAAATTTCTGAGCAAGTTTTTAACGAAGTTAAGTTGTATGTCATGCTGGCATTTCCAGTCTTCATTTCGCGGGCTACGTTCACTGACTAAAGTTGATAGTTTTTCAACATCTTTCTTGAGCATAGCGCCAATATTATTATCCTTACTGGCGCTGTTATACAAATTACCCTCGCTTTTGCTGTTTTCCAGTTGATGAGGCTCCTCACTTTGCGAGGATGCCTCTTTAAGAGGAATGTTTGCATTCTGCTGACGTAAAATATCTATATTTAAATTATTATCTTTATTAATCATGTGTCATTCCTCCTTAAATATAATTAACTATTATTGCAATAATTTATGAGCGAATGCCTTGAACGATAGCACTATCAGTATCAATAATGGTTTGTATTATTTGCTGTAATAAATTGAGTGCCTGATCTCTTCCTTGAACATCACGATTAATTTGATCCAGATAGCTACTCATAACTGAATGCATCACATTTTTAGCTTGCTCAACAATTTCTTTTTCTGCATGAGTAGTACTTTCTAGAATTCTAAGTGATGCTTGAGTTGATTGATTAACAAGCTGTGAAAGTACATCTGCTTTACCTATAGTAAAATATTTATTATATCTTTTGTTATGTTTTATACTAATACGCTCGTTTTTATCTCTAATCTTTTCTTCCGTAGTTTCTTTTTCTTTATCGTAATATTTCAGGGTCTCTTCTTTTTGTTCTTCATCAAGTGTTGTATCTTTCGTTGTTGTTTTTATTTCTTCATCTATTTGCTTGAGATAAGCTTGTTGATCTTGAACTTCCCTTTTTAATCCTCGCTGTGTTTTATCATCAGTTCCACTGATAGTGTGCTTCTGATCAGATGTAAGGGTTTGCATCTTTTCGGGAGGGCTTCTGAAATTTGCTACAACAGATGCTGCAGCTCCGGCTGCGCCAATTGTTGACCCGGCAAGAACACCAGCCGAACTTGCCATTGTAGCGTGTACGGTTTCTGTTTTCTGATACTGGACAAGTTGTTCAAAAACGTTGCTCATAATAGCCTCAGACATAGCAGAGGCTTTATACATTGATGTGAATACCCTTAAAAATTCCTCCATAACAGCCTGTTGTCGCATGGTCAAATTATCTAGCATATCAAGGATATTATATTTAGATATTTTAATAGAACTCTGTTCTGCAGAACTGCTTAATTGACTGGATGAAATTGTAGCTTGGTCAAGGTCACCCCTCAAATTATCTAGCGTACTCCTTGAGTAATTAAGATTATCCAATAGTTTTACTCTTAGTTCCGGACAGACTTCTCTGTCTGTATTTTTTAATATTATAAACTGAGAGCTTATGTCATGATTAATATCTTTAAGGTTATAGTTTTGCACAATTTTATTATCATTTGGTATTTTGTTTTTTTTACTATAATCTCTATCAAAGATTGTTTTATCAAGACTGTTAATATTAGATGTGCTGGACGCATTTTTAATTTCATAGGTGGCCATGTTAAAACCCTCTTATACGATAGAATGGGAAGCAAATTTTAAGGCTTCAGTTCGGTGTTGTAATACTCGTACCATCTGGCTTACCTCTTGTTCGACGGTTTTATCCACCCTTTGCAATACTGAAAGCATTTGTTCACGCGTTTTTGATAGATTACTCATGTCCTGTTGTAAAATTGCCATGTCGGCAGAGTTTCCAGCAACAAAACAATTCATCGTCGATGTTGCTATTGCACAGATGAGTAAGCCTATTTTCTCAAGGCCATTACTTATTTTGGCAATCAACTTCAACACTACGGCTGATGTTTGTAGCACGCTGCATACGCTGTCTAATACCTTTATAATATTTTTTGAAACTGAATTAATAATTGATTCAATGGTTGATTTTATAGTGCTTGTTATTTCTTTGGTGACTTCTTCGGCGGCTGTTTTTGATAATGCAGAAACAACGGCCCCTATTGCTACAGAACATATTACAGCTGCACCAATCATTACTGTCGCCATGACAATAGAAGCGGCTGCACTTGCGTAAATACTTTTAACCAGTTCAATCGTATCTTGATCGACACCAATAACGTCCAGAAGCGCGGTGATTGCGAGCAGAGTGGGATCAACTGTTTTAATCGCAGCCGAAAGACCTTCTACAACTTTCCCTAAAATCCAGCCGGTAGCCGTGGTGCCCAGAGCGATTTGACAAGTGATATCTACACCTAATACTACTGCGCCCGCTATTCCTCCAATAAGTGCCAATGCACCCGCAATACTTGAACCACCACTTGGAACTGCAGCAAGAAGACCAACAACAATTAAGACTGCGCTTACGGCAAAGGTTACTACAGTTACACACTCATTAACTATTTTTAAAACTTTAGTCGTGGTAGTATATTTATGTGCTGTTTCATTGAGTTTATTTTCCCTGACATGGTTGATTTCTTTCATTACCTCAGATTGATTTTTAATAGATTCGCAATTTGTATCGCCAATAACTTCCATTACTGAGGTAATCAAAAGGATAAATGTGGCTGTCGCGTTTCTGTTTTTCTGGTTTTCCTGTGTCAGGCAAATATTGGTGGTGAAGTTATTAATCTGTTCTTGCTGTTGAATTTCGTCAAAAACTTCCATACTTTGGCCGATCGCAGCATCAGCATCCATAATGGCTGTATTTAACGATTTCTCAGCTAACGATTTTTTTTGTAACGACAGCGTGAGTGTTTTTTCAGCCGCATTTTTTTGCGTCAGTACTTTATTGTATTGTGGATCGTCTGGTTGCAGTTGCGACAACTCTTGATCCAATGTGTTGACTTTTTTTTCCAGCGATTGCACTCTTTTATCGACTGCATTGTAATTATTGTTGGCCTGATGCAGATTATCGTTGGCTTTTTGCGCTGAATCTAATGATGAGGTGTAGGCGTCGCTTAATTCACGAAACTTATTATGTGCCATTTCGTGTCGAAGCAGGGTGTTGTCCAGGTTATTATGCAAGCGTGTAGTAATATCCTGATCGGCAATGCCTGATAAATTACCCAAAATCATCGTCAGGCGGGCATCGTTCGTCTTTGCTGTAGTGGCGTTATCAGAATCGGAAACCTGCATTTCAGGCGGAGCAAGCATAGGTTTGTTTTCAAGACGAGCGCGAATATCGTTATCAAGGGACTTCGGATTTTTATTAAGCCGCATGGGATCAACTTGCGTTTTGTTGCTGTCCTGCAGTCTTTTTTCCGCATCGCTATACTGTGTGCGCAATGTTTCGCTGATTTGTTCAAATGTGATCGTTTGTCCCGTAATCGGTGTCGACATAATTCACCTCCTTTTTAAGCTATCATCGGGTGTAATTAATTTTTTTTTATTTAACTCATGGCAGATGTTTATTCCCATCTAAAATGGCATCAACGGGAAAGTAAGTAATGTGTTTATTGTTATTCTTCTCATTTATTTTATCGCCATGGTTATTTTTTAAATCAACCGGGGCTTCCTCATGATATTTCCTGATTAACTCTTCAGGCGTAAAAGAAGAGTTTTTTCCGTTTATGTTCATTTTGCCGACTCACTCTGTTTGAACTTCCTCTTCGGTATTGGCTGTCAAGAGTTCAAGATAAGCAGTAGCCATCTCTTTAACTTTTTCATTTTGGCTGTAGGTTACGACTGTATTAAATAACTCCGTGGCCATTTTAGTGTTTTTTAAGCCCATCTGGCATTGGCCCATATAATAAACTAAAGAGAAATCGTTATCGGGAGATAGCATTAAACAGATATGATACATGTCGAATGCCTTTTGATAATCTTTCTTCAACTGACAGACGGCGGCATATCCTTTTAAATAGTTATAATTTTGGAAATCATAAATACAGAGAAATTTAAAAAAGAGCTCAGCTTCGTCAAGTCTTCCTTTTTCATAAAAGTTATAAGCGTAAGCATAAACGCCTTCAAGGGTATCCGGAGTAATGCCATGCAGCTCTGCAAGTGTTGCTCCCATACCTAATGCACGTTCGAACTTACTGGCAATTTCTTTATTTTCTTCTAAATCCAGATTTGCGCTTTCCATCTCTACTCTCTCCTTTCGAACATTCTTTGTTCAGACTTCACCATTTTTTAGAGGGTGGTGATATCAAAATTCGCTCATTTTTATGCCCATCCGTTGGGCTTCCTTTTCTGCATTAAAAACAAGTATTGTTTCAATGAGATAAGATTTTCTATGTGATGAAATGAAAATAATGTAGAGGGAATTTTATCCACAATCCTGATGAACGGGTTCAATTCTGATTGGAATTTGAAAAAGCAGGTGATTTACTGATGTGCGAGCGTACGTCAGTGGCTGCTGGCCTGAGCGCGGAGGTGTGCGAAATTCACATATCCGGGCATTCCACCTTACCCAGCGCTTCCCAGTA
The nucleotide sequence above comes from Escherichia coli. Encoded proteins:
- a CDS encoding IpaD/SipD/SspD family type III secretion system needle tip protein, producing the protein MINKDNNLNIDILRQQNANIPLKEASSQSEEPHQLENSKSEGNLYNSASKDNNIGAMLKKDVEKLSTLVSERSPRNEDWKCQHDIQLNFVKNLLRNFPAENLTEQGSALLHESYLLIKNVLHLTENVNTIDGKLKDPDKILTLHNSVRKTLANVAHNTTGSSAMAMTKGTLTHAIAFLDSFVPEDIQATEINSSLFSMLIQKQKKAMSGSSASNSNAPEVRSSATSSTLTASSSSEFKSDKYICSDIADLMSVLGSDYLEIYANSVEIMSAYWQDFSEHIQSNMGKWTHSNKKGDAIIFDVNAFQKALMHFYYIDKYPNGDFHYHYNPDYVLYPPAPADKIGVPLEEAEKWCAALGLPVIPPDPKHRTPSPIVEVEPQGSGLYVIIPNPQIIDSMSQSSDSMVHRDNKGKEKNISKEFTGYEISTAEYQAWLAGYNGQAENMKTDVQVITTKYSTANSTYDTIIKLLSSTITALFDSAKDYLRF
- the eilA gene encoding HilA family transcriptional regulator EilA, producing the protein MQLQHGKNNTQQYIFGDFVLKNNGILLFKNKEYHIPPKELGVIILLLNADGEIVSKEEIIDKVWSASVASDESLTRCIYALRKLLHENKQCKYIETVYGRGYRFTVPIVIVTDNEPVKSTTTLAVFPFRTEGSINVLKLHYELVQGLSKYAFCGLDILPASVTNEASDFSTIHQFINKTGPEYYIMGQVVHYGKNWRLFIELIHARTHKLIDHQSIDFNPDNPLSVLLSQVINILIEKIPNINFKSINTQQMPSLDSAVMYMNGRMEMYRYTPESLKRALVIFRDCVSTQPQNTLPYCCLAECHISLALLGLSEQKQAITTAVTSIEKALEINPSNSQALGLLGLISGLKDEHSVSNVLFKQAHLLKPNSPDVYYYQSLLCFLNGDLARAFNLIEKSIALEPNKMGISILKLIILYYTSPLDNAISFALNLNSQNTCNNPIITSILAMFMALKGHNDKAKSLLLKLEPEHGLDYSCVNLLYTKFLIYGASIKNDIMKLLANINTNKINGVILPLIYTVYGKKEYEKRWQQLVKDNDLWSNVLLHDPRLLNVKNEFNTISAMRTSA
- a CDS encoding SycD/LcrH family type III secretion system chaperone, encoding MESANLDLEENKEIASKFERALGMGATLAELHGITPDTLEGVYAYAYNFYEKGRLDEAELFFKFLCIYDFQNYNYLKGYAAVCQLKKDYQKAFDMYHICLMLSPDNDFSLVYYMGQCQMGLKNTKMATELFNTVVTYSQNEKVKEMATAYLELLTANTEEEVQTE
- a CDS encoding YopB/SseC family type III secretion system translocon subunit, with the translated sequence MSTPITGQTITFEQISETLRTQYSDAEKRLQDSNKTQVDPMRLNKNPKSLDNDIRARLENKPMLAPPEMQVSDSDNATTAKTNDARLTMILGNLSGIADQDITTRLHNNLDNTLLRHEMAHNKFRELSDAYTSSLDSAQKANDNLHQANNNYNAVDKRVQSLEKKVNTLDQELSQLQPDDPQYNKVLTQKNAAEKTLTLSLQKKSLAEKSLNTAIMDADAAIGQSMEVFDEIQQQEQINNFTTNICLTQENQKNRNATATFILLITSVMEVIGDTNCESIKNQSEVMKEINHVRENKLNETAHKYTTTTKVLKIVNECVTVVTFAVSAVLIVVGLLAAVPSGGSSIAGALALIGGIAGAVVLGVDITCQIALGTTATGWILGKVVEGLSAAIKTVDPTLLAITALLDVIGVDQDTIELVKSIYASAAASIVMATVMIGAAVICSVAIGAVVSALSKTAAEEVTKEITSTIKSTIESIINSVSKNIIKVLDSVCSVLQTSAVVLKLIAKISNGLEKIGLLICAIATSTMNCFVAGNSADMAILQQDMSNLSKTREQMLSVLQRVDKTVEQEVSQMVRVLQHRTEALKFASHSIV